The DNA window CGGACAGGCCGTCAAGTTCCGGGAGTTCGAGTTCAGCTTCGTGGTCGTCTGCGTCAGCTTGCGTGGAGGCCGCAACGGTGTCGTTCGGTTCTTCGGAGGATTGCTCTTCCAGTGCGTCGCCGGAGGCCTCACTCTCGGCGGGCAGTTCTTCGTTGGCATCAGCCGAGTGATCTTCGGGTTGTTCTTCGCCGGCGTAGTCTTCGGGGGCTTCGTCCGAGGCCTGCGACGAATCGGCAAACGCCGCCGATGCGATACCGCCGCCGAACCCCATCGCGGCCGCCGGAACAACGGCAGCCGCCGTCGGAGAGGGGACGCCGAAACCGAACGACGGCGGCGGGGTTCCTTCGGCTCGCTTGCGCGCGACCGGTGCCGGTGCTTGTGCCGGTGCCTGTGCCGCGGCGGCCTGCTTCGTGATCGCCGATGCGGGAACGTCAATGACGCCTTGGTAATACCCGATCGCCAGCAGCCCCTGCTGCTGCTGATAGGGAAGGTTCACGAGGTCGCAGAATTCGGCGATGAGTTGCTGGGCGGCGGGATCGGACTGTTCGGACGCGTGAACCTCACGCTGATGCTTGCGGTCCCGGAAGCGCATGATCTGCACGAAACGACCGCTGCCATCACCGCTGGTCCAGTTCGGCCCCATCTGCTCGTAGACTTCGAACAGGTCGCAGCCCAACCGCATCAGGACCTGGCGAAATCGACGCAGGAGGCGGACGTGTTCGGCCCGGCGTTCCTTGGGGACGATGTAACTATTGGTCTGCAGAAGCATCTGGCACAATCCCGGGGAGTTACAACATTCGCCCACCCTGCGGGATGGACGAGCGATCGGCTGGTGCGGCGATGTTGCCGCTTGCGTCTGGCCGCCCGCGGCTCACCACGGCATGCGTTGCCGGGCATGCCCCACCGCCGGCCAGAATGGTTATCTTGCCACAACCATAACTTAGGGGCAAACGGTCAAAGCGCAACCTAAAAAGACTGTCACGCTCCGATAACTTCTTGTAAGAAAACACATCTTCGGCCCATACCCGCCCGATTAAACAAACCAGACGTCCGAACCGCACAGACCCAACACCCCCGTGATCACTTCCATCCTGTTCAACATCCTCGGGCCGATTCTCGTCCTGGTACTGCTCGGGTCGCTGGCACGTTGGCGGTTCAAGATCGACGTCGGCTCACTTTCCAAGCTTAACATCTACATTTTCTTGCCAGCGTTCTTCTTCGATCACGTGGTCAACAGTGAGTTGTCGATCGGTCAGGCCGCCGGGGTGGTGCTGGCGACGGTCCTTCAAGTGGCGATCCTGGGCGGGTTCGTCTGGGGTGTAGGCCGGGCAGTCGGGGCGAGCCGTAAAACCATTGCCGCGATGGCGATGTGCGTGATGTTCTACAACGCGGGCAACTACGGGCTGGCGCTGTCCGAACTGGCTTATCCGGGGAAAGCGGTTTCGGGCGTCAGGGCATCGCCGTCGGCAGATTCGGGACCTCAATCCGATCCAACCGCCCCGCCTCCGTTCCATGCGCCCCCAACGGCTCCGACCGCGGCCCGCAACGGTCCGGCCGTGCAGGCATTTGTCGTGTTCTGCCAGAACATTCTCAACTTCACCGTCGGGCTTTTCATCGCAGGAAGTGCCGGCGGAGGATCGGCCGCCGACTCGCTGCGAAAGTTTGTACGAATGCCCACCGCGTACACGCTGGCGATCGCGCTGCTGGCCCGATGGTGGCGCGTGGAAGGGGGCGAGATCCCGAAGATCGTCAACCTGACCGCGCAATACCTGTCGCGCGGATTGGTCCCGCTGGCACTGATCACCCTCGGGGCCCAATTGGCACTGCAACCGCGCTGGCCGCGATGGAAGCCGGTCTCGTTTGTGCTGGTCGTCCGGCTGCTTTGGGCGCCGGCACAGATGGCGCTGATGCTCTACGGGCTGCATCGGCTTTTTGTCGGCCGATCGGAGGTCCTGGCGCTCTGGCCGTGGCCGGCGGAGAATCTCATCCTCACGGCCGGCGTGCCGACGGCGATCAATACGCTGCTGGTCACGCTGGAGGTCGGCGGCGACGCCGAACTGACCGCCGACTGCGTCTTCTG is part of the Humisphaera borealis genome and encodes:
- a CDS encoding AEC family transporter, with amino-acid sequence MITSILFNILGPILVLVLLGSLARWRFKIDVGSLSKLNIYIFLPAFFFDHVVNSELSIGQAAGVVLATVLQVAILGGFVWGVGRAVGASRKTIAAMAMCVMFYNAGNYGLALSELAYPGKAVSGVRASPSADSGPQSDPTAPPPFHAPPTAPTAARNGPAVQAFVVFCQNILNFTVGLFIAGSAGGGSAADSLRKFVRMPTAYTLAIALLARWWRVEGGEIPKIVNLTAQYLSRGLVPLALITLGAQLALQPRWPRWKPVSFVLVVRLLWAPAQMALMLYGLHRLFVGRSEVLALWPWPAENLILTAGVPTAINTLLVTLEVGGDAELTADCVFWTTAFSAITITFWLVLLQSGWITS